In Aeromicrobium marinum DSM 15272, one genomic interval encodes:
- a CDS encoding HelD family protein, which produces MTSTPAERREIETEQAYVDTVYERLDASADVARSLVAEGFARGHIGHEGGLVERDAMVFQATRRLTALNAAHDGLVFGRLNLTTGESRYIGRIGVRDAEREILLIDWRAPAAAVFYQATAQDPSGVVRRRVLRCSGAQVVGIEDDLLDADSAPDDMVVVGEGALLASLSRARDSTMHSVVATIQKEQDEAIRAPSRGATIIGGGPGTGKTVVALHRAAFLLYTDRRRFESGGVLVVGPSSVFMNYIERVLPSLGETSVTLRSLGQVVDGITSAHHDEPVAAAAKGSARMVRVLARAAAAPLAGAPTEFRYFYKDDVLRLDAARLDGLRRHLLHQSSRNRAHPRVPAVLVDALWQQVAGERALEKGREGFTDAIVDDPRFVDFVEAWWPAVDAVEIWRSLPDRLAEFAQGEFPREQMDALRASWAGGVPSIEDVPLIDELRYLIGEVPPEHDEDDDTPKQLMSFERREREDAGDRLRSTRSIDDDGFAHVLVDEAQDLSPMQWRMLGRRGRHASWTIVGDPAQSSWPWPEEAAAARAAALDGKPEHVFRLSTNYRNSAEIYDVAAQVARHAIPGADLAAAVRRTGEEPEHLVVAPGQLVGVARERAEKLLGRVDGTVAVVAPRARVAELTAELSETLRHHERLRVLDGLDTKGLEFDAVVVVDPDAIVAESEAGWRTFYVVLTRATQLLSTVGPTERWREVSRGGPRP; this is translated from the coding sequence GTGACGTCCACCCCCGCCGAGCGGCGCGAGATCGAGACGGAGCAGGCGTACGTCGACACCGTCTACGAACGGCTCGACGCGTCGGCCGACGTCGCCCGCTCGCTGGTCGCCGAGGGGTTCGCCCGCGGGCACATCGGCCACGAGGGCGGTCTGGTCGAGCGCGACGCGATGGTGTTCCAGGCGACCCGCCGGCTCACCGCCCTGAACGCCGCGCACGACGGCCTGGTGTTCGGCCGGCTCAACCTGACCACCGGCGAGTCCCGCTACATCGGCCGCATCGGCGTCCGTGACGCCGAGCGCGAGATCCTGCTGATCGACTGGCGGGCGCCGGCGGCCGCGGTGTTCTACCAGGCGACCGCGCAGGACCCGTCCGGTGTCGTCCGCCGCCGCGTCCTGCGCTGTTCCGGCGCCCAGGTGGTGGGCATCGAGGACGACCTGCTCGACGCCGACAGCGCGCCCGACGACATGGTCGTCGTCGGTGAGGGTGCGCTGCTGGCCAGCCTGTCGCGGGCCCGCGACAGCACGATGCACTCGGTCGTGGCCACGATCCAGAAGGAGCAGGACGAGGCGATCCGCGCCCCGAGCCGGGGCGCCACGATCATCGGCGGCGGACCGGGCACCGGCAAGACCGTCGTGGCGCTGCACCGCGCCGCCTTCCTGCTGTACACCGACCGCCGCCGTTTCGAGTCCGGCGGAGTGCTGGTGGTCGGTCCGTCGTCGGTGTTCATGAACTACATCGAGCGGGTGCTGCCCAGCCTCGGGGAGACCAGCGTGACGCTGCGGTCTCTCGGTCAGGTGGTCGACGGCATCACCAGCGCCCACCACGACGAGCCGGTGGCGGCGGCCGCGAAGGGTTCGGCACGGATGGTCAGGGTGCTGGCCCGGGCGGCCGCAGCGCCCTTGGCCGGGGCCCCGACGGAGTTCCGCTACTTCTACAAGGACGACGTGCTGCGGCTCGACGCCGCCAGGCTCGACGGACTGCGACGTCACCTGCTGCACCAGAGCTCCCGCAACCGGGCCCATCCGCGGGTGCCGGCCGTGCTCGTCGACGCCCTGTGGCAGCAGGTGGCCGGTGAGCGGGCGCTCGAGAAGGGCCGGGAGGGCTTCACCGACGCGATCGTCGACGACCCGCGGTTCGTGGACTTCGTCGAGGCGTGGTGGCCGGCCGTCGACGCCGTCGAGATCTGGCGCAGCCTGCCCGACCGGCTCGCCGAGTTCGCGCAGGGCGAGTTCCCCCGCGAGCAGATGGACGCGCTGCGTGCCTCGTGGGCCGGCGGCGTCCCCAGCATCGAGGACGTCCCCCTCATCGACGAGCTCCGCTACCTGATCGGCGAGGTGCCGCCCGAGCACGACGAGGACGACGACACCCCCAAGCAGCTCATGAGCTTCGAGCGGCGCGAGCGGGAGGATGCCGGCGACCGGCTCCGGTCGACCCGCAGCATCGACGACGACGGCTTCGCCCACGTGCTGGTCGACGAGGCGCAGGACCTGTCGCCGATGCAGTGGCGGATGCTCGGCCGCCGGGGCCGCCACGCCAGCTGGACGATCGTGGGCGACCCGGCCCAGTCGTCCTGGCCGTGGCCCGAGGAGGCGGCCGCCGCCCGGGCCGCCGCCCTCGACGGCAAGCCCGAGCACGTCTTCCGGTTGTCGACCAACTACCGCAACTCCGCGGAGATCTACGACGTCGCGGCCCAGGTGGCCCGCCACGCCATCCCCGGCGCCGACCTCGCTGCCGCGGTGCGCCGCACCGGTGAGGAGCCCGAGCACCTCGTGGTGGCTCCGGGGCAGCTGGTGGGCGTGGCCCGCGAGCGCGCCGAGAAGCTGCTCGGCCGGGTCGACGGCACGGTCGCCGTGGTCGCCCCCCGGGCTCGGGTGGCCGAGCTCACCGCCGAGCTGTCCGAGACGCTGCGTCACCACGAGCGACT
- a CDS encoding carbon-nitrogen hydrolase family protein has product MRTAVIQLSAGSDAAVNRAEVRARLRAVGTDVDLVVLPEATMVDFGPTDTDLAAVAEPLDGPFHDLLAQEARRSGATIVAGTFERREADLPYNTLVVVGPDGGLRATYRKIHLYDSFGYRESDRLSPGPVEPVVVDVGGVTVGLMTCYDLRFPELARALVDRGAELLLVPAAWVAGDGKVHHWRTLLAARAIENTVHVVAAAQGGPRYSGHSLVVDPWGSIVEEAAHTADATLVADLDPAAVGAARRVNPSLDNRRIRSSS; this is encoded by the coding sequence ATGCGTACCGCCGTGATCCAGCTGTCGGCCGGTTCCGACGCGGCCGTCAACCGGGCGGAGGTCCGGGCCCGGTTGCGAGCCGTCGGCACCGACGTCGACCTCGTGGTGCTGCCCGAGGCGACCATGGTGGACTTCGGCCCGACCGACACCGACCTGGCCGCCGTGGCGGAGCCGCTCGACGGCCCGTTCCACGACCTGCTGGCGCAGGAGGCCCGCCGGTCCGGCGCCACGATCGTCGCCGGCACCTTCGAGCGGCGCGAGGCCGACCTGCCCTACAACACCCTCGTCGTGGTGGGACCCGACGGCGGGCTGCGTGCGACGTACCGCAAGATTCACCTCTACGACTCCTTCGGCTACCGCGAGTCCGACCGGCTCAGCCCCGGACCGGTCGAGCCCGTCGTGGTGGACGTCGGCGGCGTCACCGTGGGCCTCATGACCTGCTACGACCTGCGGTTCCCCGAGCTGGCCCGGGCGCTGGTCGACCGCGGGGCCGAGCTGCTGCTCGTGCCTGCCGCCTGGGTCGCCGGCGACGGCAAGGTGCACCACTGGCGCACCCTGCTCGCGGCCCGGGCGATCGAGAACACCGTGCACGTGGTGGCGGCGGCCCAGGGCGGGCCGCGCTACTCGGGGCACTCCTTGGTGGTCGATCCGTGGGGTTCTATCGTGGAGGAGGCGGCCCACACGGCCGATGCGACCCTCGTCGCCGATCTCGACCCCGCAGCCGTGGGTGCCGCCCGCCGCGTGAATCCGTCGTTGGACAACCGAAGGATCCGATCGTCGTCATGA
- a CDS encoding NAD(P)H-quinone oxidoreductase, whose product MRAVIVNQPGGPETLEITQLPEPEPAAGEVLVRVAAAGVNRADLLQRRGFYDPPAGATPVLGLECSGEVVGVGADVDPSVVGQRVAALLTGGGYAEYVAVPLGQVAPVPGDLDDVAAGGLMETAATVWSNVFETAGLTAGEVLLVHGGASGIGTTAIQMAVAAGARVVVTVGSPEKAQVCRDLGAERAIEYRTTDFLDELKGADLRPDVILDIMGAAYLERNVRALATGGRLVVIGLQGGIKGELDLNRLLMKRASVTATSLRARPAHEKASIVAGLVTAVWPWVAEGLVRPVVHSTFPLERVQEAHQVLEDSSHTGKVVLTLGTAD is encoded by the coding sequence GTGAGAGCCGTCATCGTGAACCAGCCCGGCGGGCCCGAGACCCTCGAGATCACCCAGCTGCCCGAGCCCGAGCCTGCCGCCGGAGAGGTGCTCGTGCGGGTCGCCGCCGCGGGCGTCAACCGGGCCGACCTGCTGCAGCGGCGGGGGTTCTACGACCCGCCGGCCGGAGCCACGCCCGTCCTGGGGCTGGAGTGCAGCGGCGAGGTGGTCGGCGTCGGCGCGGACGTCGACCCGTCGGTCGTCGGCCAGCGCGTCGCCGCGCTGCTGACCGGCGGCGGCTACGCCGAGTACGTGGCGGTCCCCCTCGGCCAGGTCGCGCCCGTGCCCGGCGACCTCGACGACGTCGCGGCGGGCGGACTGATGGAGACCGCGGCCACCGTGTGGTCCAACGTGTTCGAGACCGCCGGCCTGACCGCCGGGGAGGTCCTGCTGGTCCACGGTGGCGCCAGCGGGATCGGCACGACCGCGATCCAGATGGCGGTCGCGGCCGGTGCCCGCGTGGTCGTGACCGTCGGGAGTCCGGAGAAGGCGCAGGTGTGCCGCGATCTCGGGGCCGAACGGGCGATCGAGTACCGCACCACCGACTTCCTCGACGAGCTGAAGGGCGCGGACCTGCGCCCCGACGTCATCCTCGACATCATGGGCGCGGCCTACCTCGAGCGGAACGTCCGCGCGCTCGCCACCGGCGGCCGTCTGGTGGTCATCGGGCTGCAGGGCGGGATCAAGGGCGAGCTCGACCTCAACCGGCTGCTGATGAAGCGGGCCTCGGTCACCGCCACGTCGCTGCGGGCCAGGCCGGCGCACGAGAAGGCGTCGATCGTCGCCGGGCTCGTCACGGCGGTGTGGCCGTGGGTCGCCGAGGGTCTCGTCCGGCCCGTCGTGCACTCCACGTTCCCGCTGGAGCGGGTGCAGGAGGCCCACCAGGTCCTCGAGGACTCCAGTCACACCGGCAAGGTGGTGCTCACCCTCGGCACCGCCGACTGA